The Lewinellaceae bacterium genome has a segment encoding these proteins:
- a CDS encoding gliding motility-associated C-terminal domain-containing protein, giving the protein MSRYTLQLLLFAVFIIPATNLKATHIVGGRIGYNCLGGDQYEIEVSVFRDCYNGDQQAPFDNPAYVGIYNQFNVMVQSIPIALMDDDTLTTIITDPCLVIVAGVCVHTTTYRKVVTLPFIPGGYTLSYQRCCRNITIENIINPVETGATFDIQLTEAAMLKCNSSPTFNNYPAIYICADKPLEFDHSATDADGDILVYKLCAPKAGGSLSNPQPIPPETPPPYDEVLWGPGFSVDNMLGLGDSLKIDSQTGLLTATPGITGQFVVGVCVEEYDAVTGELLSVTRRDFQYNVVICGDKAAALAAPEAQCDNLTVTIENQSTFSTAYEWCFDWPNCTMTSDTTDLVFDWVYPDTGTYIIQLIAEPNSICADTFYHEIYLQYNSLDAEYQIDVFECDNIASLELQDLSTDTISPPVAWFWEVTYGNPVQIVTSTEQNPSFLVPLGVTGVINFTVTSQNGCVQSLTQNFQTDTTNPGDAILGNLDACMGDSPFLNPNSPAYPGYQYIWAPAGLLDDATSPNPRVLNVTADQTFSVTITPTSNACEIIREVQLTAVDLPVLNFSTFLECDGRTITFTNLSANATAYSWNFGDPGSGADNTSSQINPTHTYPGVGSYTVTLSVPDSELCTDMITMEVVIQETELSADFAIKYLSETCSEDSVVVSFSDLSVNTTASPIDTWEWEISPPGGILMTGPQPTYTFFGSQTVTVTLTVTTADGCSSSSTQQDIAITLVENADQFQDTVIVCNGGSTQILPGGDPNYLYQWSPTTGIDDPTSPSPVFSPDVTTTYTVLVSHIGIDTCDVVEEVVAFVTPALNLQVSGDGVLCTDQAMLTATTDAPADITWLDDMNNILATGNNYDFTITGVHNITVQAEDPYNCIETTDIVVRFDPVDVAIPDTSAVCLGDELDVSITNLDPGNILTYSWTPVDAFVPGTANSASPDVIEEIGEQTLYVTIQNQFGCIYSDSVIVAVIDPDIVLSFSSEVQCDGSTVIFTNTSTDAFGYVWDFGDGSGPNYEVSPTHNYGASGTFFVSLSLVYDVDCEVPALDTITTLDPTVTAEFDYDIVECSPDSAVIAFYDLSYSDFDIEHWQWESFGSTEQNPVVVFYDNGEVTVTLTITTSNGCMSSVTHSFDIQLVELSLADTIIMCNGDTTQLNPGGNPNQTYSWTPAGTLDDPTSANPMAFPTETTIYTVDVYAEGSDTCFYTDQITVFVPGDINIDLGDDIITCGENVTLSAQTDVDVDIHWFSVIDGPISENPSVTVNPFATDTIIAIATDQYGCMDSDTIVITDNGVDIANIATQITACSGIDTTITITNLDPDDVLTYQWTPLSNIVGPADEETVTVNVLEGCVTFSCLITNQNDCEETVTVTVCVVPFDYPVQDTTFVCPGVPEGLNPGGDESYSYHWTPADHLSATNVANPLFDSSVPGIYNYSVTIFDNSGGITCETTEDVVVVVFPLINLETAGDTTMCQISTIPITAVTSEATTINWYTGGSATPFNTGSPILVTPSEGTNIYTAVATDLVTGCTDTSSVTVQVNVLEQGIPDSIVYVCSGVPTQINPAGYIGVIYEWIPNANIVVDPPWNPTVTTTDTITYFVTIEDPVGMCYLETTVTVIPYPLVLPVASPDTAFVCELDMAQLTVTSEIPADYVWYSDATLLDSIGMGDAITVDPDVSQYYYVTATDEFGCVEIDSAYVLRYPSINLVADGDTTLCEVATIPIWATTDVASLIEWYEQGSNTPFAIGTPVMATPVEGTNIYTAVATDTLTGCMDTSQVTVQVNPLEIGIPDPVVYVCPNIPSQINPGGNQNLIYTWSCSEALDLTEAWNPVVTTNDTITCIVTIEDPIGMCYLEASVMIIAYPELNPVITPPEVALCELDNVELTASSDVANASFEWFSDSGMTNTISTVATVTVSPDETQYYYVMVTDENGCFEKDSVLVIRNPSLNLVTTGDTTLCEIATITLTAMTDLESTSIEWFEGTPIPVDPFAFGSPIEVVPVEGTNIYTAIALDSITGCRDTSQVIIQVNLLEVGIPDAVIYVCPNVDTPINPEGDPNLLYTWSCDGELDLTEPWNPVVNTNGTITCMVTIQDPVGMCYIEVPVTIIAYPEINPVISQDTTVCSFEPLTLTVSSDVPGTTYIWFNDIEMTQIIGQGESVVVNPSGTEMYYVMATDEFGCSEKDEVTINAYPIQATLLPQELIICETLESETLTVVNNGPEAFVNYVWSPSGNINGTGPEVTGLLTGTLNQFCVEITNEYGCVETECTTITMINLLDSLSIVAVPDTILLDDSSVITVTGCAFCEYTWDWQSGTINPDDAAIITATPDEPGDNLYNVYASLLGCEENLSTSVYVIDKICDDSYVFLPTAFTPNNDGVNDVLELRCFYKDELQVEIMIYNRWGEEILRSTDPFFTWDGTWKGEELPPDVYGFYLKVNCPGGEELIQKGSITLLK; this is encoded by the coding sequence ATGTCAAGGTATACTCTACAGCTATTATTGTTCGCTGTTTTCATCATACCAGCAACAAACCTGAAGGCCACCCACATTGTCGGGGGGAGAATAGGATACAACTGTCTTGGTGGAGATCAATACGAGATCGAAGTAAGCGTTTTCCGGGATTGTTATAACGGGGATCAGCAAGCCCCCTTTGACAACCCGGCCTATGTCGGTATTTACAATCAATTCAATGTTATGGTGCAAAGCATTCCCATTGCATTGATGGATGACGATACCCTCACGACCATCATTACAGATCCCTGCCTCGTGATCGTAGCGGGGGTTTGTGTGCATACGACAACCTATCGCAAGGTGGTAACATTGCCGTTTATCCCGGGAGGATACACTCTTTCTTACCAAAGGTGTTGCAGGAATATTACCATTGAAAACATCATTAACCCGGTGGAGACCGGCGCTACCTTCGATATTCAGTTAACGGAAGCGGCTATGCTCAAATGCAACAGCAGCCCCACTTTTAATAATTATCCTGCCATCTATATCTGTGCTGATAAACCGCTGGAATTTGACCATTCGGCAACTGATGCCGACGGCGATATCCTTGTTTATAAATTATGTGCACCTAAGGCAGGTGGATCGCTTTCCAATCCGCAACCTATCCCACCGGAAACGCCTCCTCCTTACGATGAAGTACTTTGGGGCCCGGGTTTTTCTGTCGACAATATGCTCGGCCTGGGGGACTCGCTGAAAATTGACTCCCAGACCGGATTGCTGACGGCTACTCCGGGTATCACTGGCCAGTTTGTCGTCGGGGTTTGCGTGGAAGAATACGATGCTGTCACCGGTGAGCTGCTCTCCGTCACCCGAAGGGATTTCCAGTACAATGTTGTTATTTGCGGGGATAAGGCAGCAGCACTCGCTGCTCCCGAAGCGCAGTGTGATAATCTGACCGTAACCATTGAAAACCAGAGTACCTTTTCAACGGCTTATGAATGGTGCTTCGACTGGCCGAATTGTACCATGACCTCTGACACGACGGATTTGGTTTTCGACTGGGTATATCCTGATACAGGAACCTATATTATTCAACTTATCGCAGAACCCAATAGTATTTGCGCGGATACTTTCTACCACGAAATTTACCTGCAGTACAATTCTTTGGATGCCGAATACCAAATCGATGTATTTGAATGTGACAATATTGCCAGCCTGGAGTTACAAGACCTCTCCACGGATACCATATCACCTCCCGTAGCATGGTTCTGGGAAGTCACCTATGGCAATCCTGTACAGATCGTAACTTCCACGGAGCAAAACCCTTCCTTCCTGGTGCCATTGGGCGTGACAGGGGTGATCAATTTTACGGTTACTTCCCAGAATGGTTGCGTGCAATCGCTCACCCAAAATTTCCAAACGGATACCACGAACCCAGGGGATGCCATATTGGGCAATTTAGACGCCTGTATGGGAGATTCCCCCTTCCTGAACCCCAATTCTCCTGCATACCCAGGCTACCAGTATATCTGGGCTCCCGCAGGATTACTCGATGATGCCACGTCTCCCAACCCCAGAGTGCTCAACGTAACCGCTGACCAGACATTCTCGGTAACCATCACGCCTACCAGCAATGCCTGTGAGATCATCCGGGAAGTACAACTTACGGCTGTGGATCTGCCAGTCCTCAACTTCAGCACTTTCCTGGAATGCGATGGCAGAACGATCACCTTTACCAACCTGAGTGCCAACGCGACAGCTTATTCCTGGAATTTCGGTGACCCCGGCTCCGGTGCCGATAATACCTCAAGCCAAATAAACCCAACTCACACTTATCCGGGTGTGGGTTCCTATACGGTTACCCTGAGCGTACCGGATTCTGAATTGTGCACGGATATGATCACGATGGAAGTCGTTATTCAGGAAACGGAACTTTCTGCCGATTTTGCCATAAAATATTTAAGTGAAACCTGTTCGGAAGACAGTGTGGTTGTTTCATTTTCGGATTTATCCGTCAACACAACGGCCAGTCCAATAGACACCTGGGAGTGGGAAATTTCCCCTCCGGGAGGAATTCTCATGACAGGCCCTCAACCGACTTATACTTTTTTTGGCAGCCAGACCGTAACCGTTACCCTTACAGTAACAACGGCTGACGGATGTTCAAGTTCAAGTACCCAACAAGACATAGCAATAACCCTGGTCGAAAATGCAGACCAGTTTCAGGATACTGTGATCGTTTGTAATGGTGGCAGCACCCAGATTTTACCGGGAGGTGATCCCAACTATCTCTATCAATGGTCTCCAACCACCGGTATTGATGATCCGACTTCGCCCTCCCCTGTTTTCTCTCCTGACGTCACCACTACCTATACGGTACTTGTCAGTCATATTGGAATAGATACCTGTGATGTGGTGGAGGAAGTGGTGGCATTTGTCACGCCTGCGCTCAATCTGCAGGTTAGCGGAGATGGCGTTCTTTGTACCGACCAGGCCATGCTTACGGCCACAACGGATGCCCCGGCCGACATTACCTGGCTGGATGATATGAACAATATTCTCGCTACCGGCAACAACTACGATTTCACCATTACCGGCGTTCACAACATCACCGTACAGGCGGAAGATCCATACAATTGTATTGAAACCACCGACATTGTCGTTCGGTTCGATCCGGTTGATGTGGCGATTCCCGACACCTCTGCCGTTTGTCTTGGAGACGAACTTGATGTATCGATTACCAATCTTGATCCCGGCAATATCCTGACTTATTCCTGGACTCCTGTCGATGCCTTTGTTCCCGGCACAGCGAACAGCGCAAGTCCTGATGTCATTGAAGAAATTGGGGAACAAACACTTTACGTGACCATCCAAAATCAATTCGGATGTATTTATTCTGATTCCGTCATCGTGGCCGTTATTGACCCAGACATCGTCCTCAGTTTCTCCAGTGAAGTGCAATGCGATGGTTCAACCGTCATATTTACCAACACAAGTACTGATGCCTTTGGCTACGTCTGGGATTTTGGCGACGGCAGTGGTCCGAATTACGAAGTGAGCCCAACACACAACTACGGGGCTTCCGGAACCTTTTTCGTTTCCCTTTCCCTGGTGTATGACGTTGATTGCGAAGTGCCTGCACTGGACACGATAACCACCCTGGATCCGACAGTCACAGCAGAATTTGATTACGATATTGTGGAGTGTAGTCCGGATAGTGCCGTGATTGCTTTTTACGACCTGTCATACAGTGATTTTGATATTGAGCACTGGCAATGGGAGTCTTTTGGCTCAACGGAGCAAAATCCGGTCGTAGTCTTTTATGATAATGGTGAGGTGACCGTCACCTTAACCATCACTACTTCCAACGGCTGCATGAGTTCAGTAACCCATTCCTTTGATATTCAGCTGGTCGAACTGTCCCTCGCTGACACCATTATCATGTGTAATGGCGATACCACTCAACTCAACCCGGGAGGCAATCCAAACCAGACCTACAGCTGGACCCCGGCGGGAACACTTGATGACCCGACTTCAGCCAACCCAATGGCCTTCCCCACCGAAACGACGATTTACACCGTTGACGTTTATGCAGAAGGTTCAGACACTTGTTTTTATACCGATCAAATTACCGTTTTTGTTCCCGGAGACATCAATATCGACCTGGGAGATGACATTATTACCTGTGGAGAAAACGTGACCCTGTCCGCACAAACTGACGTGGATGTTGATATTCATTGGTTCAGCGTCATTGACGGGCCTATCAGCGAGAACCCATCGGTAACGGTTAATCCTTTTGCAACGGATACTATTATTGCCATAGCCACCGACCAATACGGTTGTATGGATTCAGATACCATTGTTATAACAGATAATGGAGTAGATATTGCGAATATTGCCACTCAGATAACCGCCTGTTCAGGGATTGACACAACGATCACTATTACGAACCTCGATCCGGATGATGTACTGACTTATCAGTGGACGCCTTTGAGCAATATCGTTGGCCCGGCAGATGAAGAAACGGTAACGGTAAACGTTTTGGAAGGTTGTGTGACCTTTAGTTGCCTCATTACCAACCAAAACGATTGCGAGGAAACCGTAACGGTCACCGTATGCGTGGTCCCATTTGATTACCCGGTACAGGACACCACTTTTGTTTGCCCCGGTGTTCCGGAAGGACTGAACCCGGGTGGAGATGAAAGTTACAGTTATCACTGGACGCCTGCTGACCACCTCAGCGCCACCAATGTGGCCAATCCTTTGTTTGACAGCTCGGTGCCCGGCATCTATAATTATTCGGTAACCATTTTCGACAATAGCGGTGGCATCACCTGTGAAACAACGGAAGATGTAGTGGTGGTCGTTTTCCCATTGATCAACCTGGAAACGGCAGGAGACACTACCATGTGTCAAATTTCCACCATCCCGATCACTGCGGTAACTTCGGAGGCTACGACCATCAACTGGTACACCGGAGGTTCGGCGACACCTTTTAATACAGGTTCACCAATTTTGGTTACCCCATCCGAAGGCACCAATATTTACACAGCTGTCGCCACTGATCTGGTTACGGGTTGTACAGACACCAGTTCTGTTACCGTTCAGGTAAATGTACTGGAGCAGGGTATTCCCGATTCCATTGTTTACGTATGTTCAGGGGTGCCGACGCAGATCAACCCCGCCGGTTACATTGGGGTCATTTACGAATGGATTCCGAATGCGAACATCGTTGTCGATCCGCCATGGAACCCAACGGTAACCACTACCGATACGATCACTTACTTTGTAACCATTGAGGATCCGGTGGGCATGTGTTACCTGGAAACGACTGTGACGGTCATTCCGTACCCCCTTGTATTACCTGTAGCCTCTCCCGACACAGCGTTTGTCTGTGAACTGGACATGGCACAGTTAACCGTCACCAGTGAGATTCCGGCCGATTACGTCTGGTACAGCGATGCCACCTTACTGGATTCCATTGGAATGGGCGATGCCATCACGGTCGATCCTGATGTTTCTCAATATTACTATGTAACAGCCACCGACGAATTTGGCTGCGTGGAAATAGACTCAGCTTACGTGCTTCGATACCCGTCAATCAACCTGGTTGCTGATGGAGATACCACCCTTTGTGAGGTGGCAACCATCCCGATTTGGGCAACCACAGATGTGGCCAGCCTGATCGAATGGTACGAACAAGGCAGTAATACACCTTTCGCTATCGGTACGCCGGTTATGGCCACGCCGGTGGAAGGAACCAATATTTATACGGCGGTTGCCACCGACACCCTTACTGGATGTATGGATACCAGCCAGGTAACCGTACAGGTGAATCCGCTCGAAATAGGAATTCCTGATCCCGTGGTGTATGTATGTCCTAATATTCCATCACAGATCAATCCGGGAGGCAATCAAAACCTTATTTATACCTGGTCGTGCAGTGAAGCCCTTGACCTCACGGAAGCCTGGAATCCTGTCGTTACGACCAATGACACCATCACTTGCATCGTAACGATCGAAGACCCGATAGGGATGTGTTACCTGGAAGCCAGCGTCATGATCATTGCCTACCCTGAGCTCAATCCGGTCATTACGCCTCCTGAGGTGGCGCTTTGTGAACTGGATAATGTGGAATTGACTGCAAGCAGTGATGTGGCTAATGCCAGTTTTGAATGGTTCAGTGATAGTGGTATGACAAATACCATCAGTACCGTGGCAACGGTAACGGTGAGCCCCGATGAAACACAATATTATTATGTGATGGTCACAGATGAGAACGGATGTTTTGAAAAAGATTCCGTTCTGGTCATTCGTAACCCGTCGCTCAATCTTGTGACCACAGGGGATACTACACTTTGTGAAATCGCTACGATTACGTTGACAGCAATGACTGACCTTGAGTCTACCTCGATAGAATGGTTTGAGGGGACGCCAATTCCGGTTGATCCATTTGCTTTCGGTTCCCCCATTGAGGTGGTTCCGGTGGAAGGAACCAACATTTACACTGCCATAGCATTGGATAGCATTACCGGATGTCGTGATACCAGCCAGGTCATTATACAAGTGAATCTGTTGGAGGTCGGCATACCTGATGCCGTCATTTACGTTTGTCCGAATGTCGATACTCCGATCAATCCAGAAGGTGATCCGAACCTGCTTTATACCTGGTCCTGCGATGGTGAACTGGATTTGACGGAACCGTGGAATCCGGTCGTCAATACCAATGGAACCATCACCTGCATGGTGACGATTCAGGATCCGGTAGGCATGTGTTACATTGAGGTTCCGGTAACCATCATTGCTTATCCTGAGATCAACCCGGTCATCTCCCAGGATACAACCGTATGTTCCTTTGAACCACTGACCCTCACGGTGTCGAGTGATGTTCCGGGCACAACCTATATATGGTTCAATGATATTGAAATGACGCAGATCATCGGCCAGGGAGAATCCGTTGTGGTCAACCCGTCTGGTACGGAAATGTATTACGTCATGGCCACCGATGAATTTGGTTGTTCCGAAAAAGATGAGGTGACCATTAATGCTTATCCAATTCAAGCGACCTTATTACCACAGGAATTGATCATTTGTGAAACCCTGGAATCAGAAACGCTCACCGTGGTCAATAACGGACCCGAAGCATTTGTGAACTACGTTTGGTCTCCTTCCGGAAACATTAACGGTACGGGGCCGGAAGTTACCGGTTTATTGACCGGAACCTTGAACCAATTCTGCGTAGAGATCACCAATGAATACGGCTGTGTGGAAACGGAATGTACGACCATTACCATGATCAACCTGCTTGATTCGCTCAGCATTGTGGCCGTTCCGGACACTATACTCCTGGATGATTCATCCGTTATTACCGTAACAGGATGTGCCTTCTGTGAATACACCTGGGATTGGCAATCAGGAACCATCAATCCTGATGATGCAGCCATCATTACCGCCACCCCGGACGAGCCGGGAGATAACCTTTACAATGTATATGCCAGTTTGCTGGGTTGTGAGGAAAACCTTTCCACTTCGGTTTACGTGATCGACAAGATTTGTGATGACAGTTATGTATTCCTGCCAACGGCATTCACTCCTAATAATGACGGGGTAAATGACGTGCTGGAACTGAGATGTTTTTACAAAGATGAACTCCAGGTTGAAATCATGATCTACAACCGCTGGGGAGAAGAAATACTCCGAAGCACCGATCCTTTCTTTACGTGGGATGGTACCTGGAAAGGGGAAGAACTTCCTCCTGACGTTTACGGATTCTATCTGAAAGTAAATTGTCCTGGAGGAGAAGAACTCATTCAAAAAGGAAGCATCACGCTTTTGAAATAA